A window of the Serratia sarumanii genome harbors these coding sequences:
- a CDS encoding efflux RND transporter permease subunit: MLAHFFVFRPVFAAVLAICIMAAGALALWTLPVEQYPDIAPPGVTVTANYPGASAKTVEDSVTQIIEQQIKGIDGLLYFSSTSSSAGQARISLSFEQQTDPDIAQVQVQNAVNQATSRLPQEVQQQGITVTKSQGDSLMVVALYDTQGRMDSVDINDFLVSSLQDPLSRVDRVGETTVFGAQYAMRVWLNPIKLSGYGLMPSDVQAAIEAQNDQVTSGEIGALPTMDGQALNATVTTQSRLETPEQFENIILRTNTDGSAVYLRDVARVEIGAENYQNQTRLNGYPAAGISIQLASGANALEVAERVRAEVERMAPQFPPGLQVAYPRDSTPFVLVSIEGVVQTLLEAIALVIVVMYLFLQNWRATLIPAITVPVVLLGTFGILALLGYSVNTLTLFAMVLAIGLLVDDAIVVVENVERVMEEAQLPPREATLHSMREINGALIGIALVLSAVFVPMAFFGGSTGIIYRQFSITLVAAMVLSVLVALTLTPALCAGLLKPSVQRPRNRFFRGFNRLVEYGQRRYGLGLNHVMARKGRFCMLALLLVGFMIWQYLRMPTGFLPVEDQGSVMVQFSLPPGAPMARTQQTADAIADYFMTAERDNLNVIFMVVGRNNAGSGQNVGMAFAELKHWSLRSGNENNALAIISRANHHFKSYRDAQINVLSPPAVRGLGQSSGFELWLQDQNGVGHDALQAAQRQVIAAAAEDPLLTAVRINGLEDKAQLQVDIDQQKASAQGLQQADITNTLSAAWGGAYINDFIDRGRVKRVYIQGDAAWRSAPDDIDNWFVRGESGSMASFASFATTRWLSGPQMLQRFNGLSATQLQGTAAEGESSGTAMARMQSIIGGVDGYRLEWSGLSYQEQLAAGQTLLVYLASVLFIFLCLAALYESWSIPLSVMLIIPLGIIGAVVAARLAGYENDIYFQVGMLTTIGLSAKNAILIVEFVETQLKAGSALLQATLEGARMRLRPIVMTSLAFVAGVIPLALSVGAGAASRREIGIAVIGGMISGTLLTLLFVPLFFVLTKQGLARLKARK, from the coding sequence ATGCTAGCGCATTTTTTCGTCTTTCGACCGGTATTTGCGGCCGTGCTGGCCATCTGCATTATGGCGGCGGGCGCACTGGCGCTCTGGACATTGCCGGTTGAGCAATATCCCGACATCGCCCCACCTGGCGTCACGGTGACCGCCAATTACCCCGGCGCTTCGGCCAAAACGGTAGAGGACAGCGTAACTCAGATTATCGAACAGCAAATTAAAGGGATCGATGGCCTGTTGTATTTCTCATCAACCAGCAGTTCGGCGGGTCAGGCTCGCATCAGCCTTAGCTTCGAACAACAAACCGACCCGGACATTGCTCAGGTTCAAGTGCAAAATGCGGTCAATCAGGCAACGTCGCGATTGCCGCAAGAAGTGCAGCAGCAAGGGATCACGGTGACAAAATCGCAGGGCGATAGCCTAATGGTAGTCGCCCTGTACGACACGCAAGGCCGCATGGACAGCGTTGATATCAATGATTTTCTGGTCAGTTCGCTGCAAGACCCGCTGAGCCGGGTGGATCGCGTCGGGGAGACGACGGTATTTGGCGCTCAATATGCGATGCGCGTTTGGCTCAATCCGATCAAGTTGAGCGGTTATGGCCTGATGCCATCTGACGTGCAAGCCGCGATAGAAGCGCAAAATGACCAGGTCACCAGCGGTGAGATCGGCGCATTGCCTACGATGGATGGCCAGGCGCTGAACGCGACCGTGACCACGCAATCGCGGCTGGAAACGCCGGAGCAGTTTGAGAATATTATTCTGCGCACCAATACCGACGGTTCGGCGGTGTATTTGCGCGATGTTGCGCGCGTGGAAATCGGTGCGGAAAACTATCAAAACCAAACGCGCCTCAACGGGTACCCAGCGGCCGGCATATCGATTCAACTGGCTTCCGGCGCCAATGCGCTGGAGGTTGCCGAACGGGTGCGGGCTGAAGTGGAGCGCATGGCGCCGCAGTTTCCGCCGGGGCTGCAGGTGGCTTATCCGCGTGACAGCACGCCGTTCGTACTGGTGTCCATTGAAGGCGTCGTGCAAACCTTGTTGGAAGCGATCGCGCTAGTGATTGTGGTGATGTATCTGTTTTTGCAAAATTGGCGTGCCACATTGATCCCCGCCATTACGGTACCCGTAGTGCTGCTCGGCACTTTCGGCATTTTGGCGCTGTTGGGTTACAGCGTAAACACCTTGACACTGTTCGCCATGGTGCTCGCGATCGGCCTGTTGGTGGATGACGCGATAGTGGTGGTTGAGAACGTTGAGCGCGTGATGGAGGAAGCGCAATTGCCGCCGCGCGAGGCGACGTTGCATTCGATGCGGGAGATCAATGGTGCGCTGATCGGCATCGCGCTGGTACTTTCGGCGGTATTTGTTCCGATGGCATTTTTCGGCGGTTCAACCGGCATAATCTACCGACAGTTTTCCATCACGCTCGTCGCCGCTATGGTGCTGTCGGTGTTGGTGGCGTTGACCTTGACGCCGGCATTGTGCGCCGGTTTGCTAAAACCGTCGGTGCAGCGGCCGCGCAACCGCTTTTTTCGCGGCTTTAACCGCCTGGTGGAATACGGACAGCGGCGTTATGGGTTGGGATTGAACCATGTGATGGCGCGCAAAGGGCGTTTTTGCATGCTGGCGCTGCTGCTGGTCGGTTTTATGATCTGGCAATATCTGCGGATGCCTACCGGTTTTCTCCCAGTCGAGGATCAGGGCTCGGTAATGGTCCAGTTTTCTCTGCCGCCAGGCGCCCCGATGGCCAGAACGCAACAGACTGCTGACGCTATCGCCGACTATTTCATGACCGCCGAGCGGGACAACCTGAATGTGATCTTCATGGTTGTCGGGCGCAATAACGCCGGCAGTGGTCAGAATGTCGGCATGGCGTTTGCCGAACTTAAACATTGGTCGCTGCGCAGCGGTAATGAGAATAACGCGCTGGCGATTATTAGCCGCGCCAATCACCATTTCAAAAGCTATCGCGACGCGCAGATCAATGTGTTGTCGCCGCCGGCGGTGCGCGGATTGGGGCAGTCCAGTGGATTTGAACTGTGGTTACAGGATCAAAACGGCGTTGGGCATGACGCGCTGCAAGCTGCGCAGAGGCAAGTGATCGCCGCCGCTGCCGAAGATCCGTTGTTAACGGCGGTACGCATCAATGGCCTCGAAGATAAAGCACAATTGCAGGTCGATATCGATCAGCAAAAGGCCAGCGCACAAGGGCTGCAGCAGGCTGACATCACCAACACGCTTTCTGCCGCCTGGGGGGGCGCTTATATTAACGATTTTATCGATCGCGGCCGCGTAAAGCGGGTCTACATCCAGGGGGACGCGGCCTGGCGATCGGCGCCGGATGATATCGATAATTGGTTCGTACGTGGTGAAAGCGGCAGCATGGCGTCCTTTGCGAGCTTCGCGACTACGCGTTGGCTCTCAGGGCCACAAATGCTGCAGCGCTTTAACGGGCTGTCGGCCACGCAGTTACAGGGGACGGCAGCCGAGGGCGAAAGCTCCGGCACCGCGATGGCGCGTATGCAGAGCATTATCGGCGGTGTAGACGGCTACCGCCTTGAGTGGAGCGGGCTCTCATATCAGGAGCAATTGGCCGCTGGGCAAACATTGCTGGTGTATCTGGCTTCGGTGTTGTTCATTTTCCTCTGCCTGGCCGCGCTGTACGAGAGTTGGTCTATCCCATTGTCCGTGATGCTGATCATTCCCCTCGGGATTATCGGAGCCGTTGTCGCCGCGCGCCTTGCGGGGTATGAAAACGATATTTACTTCCAGGTGGGAATGTTGACGACGATTGGCCTGTCGGCGAAAAACGCTATCCTGATCGTCGAGTTTGTTGAAACACAGCTCAAAGCGGGATCCGCTTTGTTGCAGGCGACCCTGGAAGGGGCGCGAATGCGTCTGCGGCCCATCGTGATGACCTCATTGGCGTTTGTCGCGGGTGTGATCCCCCTGGCGCTTTCTGTCGGTGCCGGGGCCGCCAGCCGGCGCGAAATCGGGATTGCGGTGATCGGCGGCATGATTTCTGGCACACTGCTGACATTATTGTTCGTACCGTTGTTTTTTGTTCTGACCAAACAAGGGTTGGCACGACTTAAGGCGCGAAAATGA
- a CDS encoding inositol monophosphatase family protein, translated as MTSLSPRDIEARYRFAREIARAAADLAFSFYQRRQSLAVDFKQGLQDVVSEADRRVEALIRRMISRRFPQDGFLGEESGSTGENAACIWVVDPIDGTACFLNGLHTWCIAIGVVIDGEPTIGVVYDPNHREMFRACRGGGAFLNGEPIAVHAGRSVADGVMGVGISPRASAAEFSGFLCRLLQAGGMFVRSGSGALMTAQVAAGRLLGYYEPHMNAWDSLPGWVLTREAGGVANDFMHNDGLRRGNPLLLANAALYPQLAELIHMPGLIGSTCPIARVMAG; from the coding sequence ATGACTTCACTCTCCCCACGGGACATCGAGGCGCGCTACCGCTTCGCGCGTGAGATCGCCCGCGCCGCCGCCGATCTCGCCTTCAGCTTTTATCAACGGCGGCAAAGCCTGGCTGTCGACTTCAAACAGGGGCTGCAGGACGTGGTCAGCGAGGCCGATCGCCGCGTCGAAGCGCTGATCCGCCGCATGATCAGCCGCCGTTTTCCCCAGGATGGGTTTCTCGGCGAGGAAAGCGGCAGCACCGGCGAGAATGCCGCCTGTATTTGGGTCGTCGATCCGATTGACGGCACCGCCTGCTTCCTGAACGGATTGCATACCTGGTGTATCGCGATAGGCGTGGTGATCGATGGCGAGCCGACGATAGGCGTGGTCTACGATCCCAACCACCGCGAAATGTTCCGCGCCTGTCGCGGCGGCGGCGCCTTTCTCAATGGGGAGCCGATCGCTGTGCATGCCGGGCGCAGCGTCGCGGATGGCGTGATGGGCGTCGGGATTTCCCCGCGCGCCTCGGCGGCGGAATTCAGCGGCTTTCTCTGTCGCCTGCTGCAGGCGGGAGGGATGTTTGTGCGCAGCGGCTCCGGCGCGTTGATGACCGCCCAGGTGGCCGCCGGACGGCTGCTGGGCTATTACGAACCGCATATGAACGCCTGGGACAGCCTGCCTGGGTGGGTGCTGACGCGCGAAGCCGGCGGCGTGGCGAATGACTTTATGCACAACGACGGGCTGCGGCGCGGCAACCCGTTGCTGCTGGCCAACGCGGCGCTCTACCCGCAGTTGGCCGAGCTGATTCACATGCCGGGCTTGATCGGCTCGACGTGCCCTATCGCGCGCGTGATGGCCGGATAA
- a CDS encoding cation diffusion facilitator family transporter, with amino-acid sequence MQNEKQAVARNSMIASGLLATGKFVAGIFTGSIGLISEGIHSFTDFIATSITWLAVRISDKPADDDHHFGHGKVENLAALFEVLLLLGAAGWIVYEAGSSLLGQPHEIVAAPVVIAVLLISICVDFFRVRALNRVAKATDSAALEADALHFFSDMLSSGVVLLGMVFVLLGFGRADAIAALIVAGFIFVAAIKLGKRSFDSLMDAAPAGATEAIRATLARFPAVLACDSVRIRNAGAVLFVEITVAVCRTLPLERIDALKREIVERLREHYARAEFTVIAVPQTRSDEDMATRIRAIAANHGAQVQNVTLQQLPTRMAIGMDLVVPANASVAQAHDIATEIEGILRQAIGEDTEIETHLEPQTPHWLTSEDVDATELADIRRILQSALEQGESVQDVHNVRARKSDGGIIVNFHCRVSPAVTIAAAHDAVDRVERRLRALYPAITRAIGHVEPIKPGM; translated from the coding sequence ATGCAGAATGAAAAACAGGCCGTGGCCAGAAACTCGATGATCGCCAGCGGGTTACTGGCCACGGGCAAATTTGTCGCCGGCATTTTTACCGGCAGTATTGGCCTGATATCCGAAGGGATCCACTCTTTCACCGATTTTATCGCCACCAGCATCACCTGGCTGGCGGTGCGCATCAGCGATAAGCCCGCCGATGACGATCACCACTTCGGCCACGGCAAGGTGGAAAACCTGGCGGCGCTGTTTGAGGTGCTGCTGTTGCTGGGCGCCGCCGGTTGGATTGTCTATGAGGCCGGCAGCAGCCTGCTCGGGCAGCCGCATGAGATCGTCGCCGCGCCGGTGGTGATCGCGGTGCTGTTGATTTCCATCTGCGTCGATTTCTTCCGCGTGCGGGCGCTCAACCGCGTCGCCAAAGCGACCGACAGCGCGGCGCTGGAAGCGGATGCGCTGCATTTCTTCTCCGACATGCTTTCGTCCGGCGTGGTGCTGCTGGGGATGGTGTTTGTGCTGCTGGGCTTTGGCCGCGCGGACGCCATCGCCGCGCTGATCGTCGCCGGCTTTATCTTTGTCGCCGCGATCAAACTGGGTAAACGCTCCTTCGATTCACTGATGGATGCCGCGCCGGCCGGGGCTACTGAGGCGATCCGCGCCACGCTGGCGCGTTTTCCGGCGGTGCTGGCCTGCGACAGCGTGCGCATTCGCAACGCCGGCGCGGTGCTGTTCGTCGAAATCACGGTGGCGGTGTGCCGCACCTTGCCGCTGGAGCGCATCGACGCGCTGAAGCGAGAGATCGTCGAGCGACTGCGGGAGCACTACGCCAGGGCGGAATTCACCGTCATCGCGGTGCCGCAGACCCGCAGCGATGAAGACATGGCGACGCGCATTCGGGCGATCGCCGCCAACCACGGCGCGCAGGTACAGAATGTGACGTTGCAGCAGCTGCCGACGCGCATGGCGATCGGCATGGATTTGGTGGTGCCGGCCAACGCCAGCGTGGCGCAGGCGCATGACATCGCCACGGAGATAGAAGGGATCCTGCGCCAGGCGATCGGTGAGGACACCGAGATAGAGACGCACCTGGAGCCGCAGACGCCGCACTGGCTGACCAGCGAGGATGTCGATGCGACGGAGCTGGCCGATATTCGGCGGATCCTGCAGTCGGCGCTGGAGCAGGGAGAGAGCGTGCAAGACGTACACAACGTGCGCGCACGCAAGAGCGACGGCGGCATCATTGTCAATTTCCACTGCCGGGTGTCGCCGGCGGTGACCATCGCCGCCGCGCACGATGCGGTCGATCGGGTCGAGCGCCGGCTGCGCGCGCTTTATCCGGCCATCACGCGCGCGATAGGGCACGTCGAGCCGATCAAGCCCGGCATGTGA
- the mgtS gene encoding protein MgtS gives MGNMTIFMGFLAMISSLGLLAAYMSTKWDD, from the coding sequence ATGGGAAACATGACTATTTTTATGGGATTCCTGGCAATGATCAGCTCACTGGGCCTGTTGGCGGCCTATATGAGCACCAAATGGGATGATTGA
- a CDS encoding magnesium transporter yields MIKSHQHYSSPALSATETLDETSVAGYMNADFITVPATMTVNHARKYLLSQLKTDEIPTRVFITADDYHLRGTLSVKKLLQCDEQDKAVGVMMDHSYFQVSPDGDRNDVAHLLGKGGLDVVPVVANNTLVGVLGEREIARLVEAENTEDAQRQGASLPLDKPYLETSPWALWRKRSVWLLMLFVAEAYTGNVLKAFEEQLEAAIALAFFIPLLIGTGGNSGTQITSTLVRAMALGEVSLRNLGAVIRKEVTTSLLIAVTIGLAAWVRAWIMGVGMEVTLVVSLSLVAITVWSAIVSSIIPMLLKRLGIDPAVVSAPFIATFIDGTGLIIYFKIAQYVLGI; encoded by the coding sequence ATGATAAAGTCACATCAACATTATTCTTCTCCGGCGCTGAGCGCGACTGAAACTCTCGACGAGACATCGGTCGCCGGCTATATGAACGCCGATTTTATTACCGTTCCCGCGACGATGACGGTCAATCATGCCCGGAAATATTTACTTTCACAGCTTAAAACGGACGAAATTCCCACCCGGGTATTTATTACCGCGGACGATTATCATCTGCGCGGCACGCTGTCGGTGAAAAAACTGCTGCAGTGCGACGAGCAGGATAAAGCGGTCGGCGTGATGATGGATCACAGCTATTTTCAGGTTTCACCTGACGGCGATCGCAACGACGTGGCGCATCTGCTCGGCAAGGGCGGCCTGGACGTGGTGCCGGTCGTGGCGAACAACACGCTGGTCGGCGTGCTGGGGGAGCGAGAGATCGCCCGGTTGGTCGAGGCTGAAAACACCGAAGACGCGCAGCGCCAGGGCGCGAGCCTGCCGCTGGACAAGCCTTATCTGGAGACCAGCCCGTGGGCGCTGTGGCGCAAACGCTCGGTGTGGCTGCTGATGCTGTTCGTTGCCGAGGCTTACACCGGCAACGTGCTCAAGGCGTTTGAAGAGCAACTCGAAGCGGCGATCGCGCTGGCGTTCTTTATCCCGCTGCTGATCGGCACCGGCGGCAACAGCGGCACCCAGATCACCTCGACGCTGGTGCGCGCCATGGCGCTGGGCGAGGTCAGCCTGCGTAACCTGGGCGCGGTGATCCGCAAAGAGGTCACGACCTCGCTGCTGATCGCCGTCACCATTGGCCTGGCGGCCTGGGTGCGCGCCTGGATCATGGGCGTCGGCATGGAGGTGACGCTGGTGGTCAGCCTGTCGCTGGTGGCGATCACCGTGTGGAGCGCGATTGTCTCGTCGATCATTCCGATGCTGTTGAAACGGCTCGGCATCGATCCGGCGGTGGTATCGGCGCCGTTTATCGCCACCTTTATCGATGGCACCGGCCTGATTATTTATTTCAAAATTGCCCAGTACGTTTTGGGGATTTAA
- a CDS encoding alpha/beta hydrolase yields MSVLRILALLAATAAALPGQARPAAHGAAAENGIRWQSCLNSGFQRWFDEPPPPGLRCGYLEAPLAYATPPAHSARAGEQTVRLALTLLPATGPKKGSVVMISGGPGLPGINPYLGNDAHVARLRRSYDIIGYDPRGVGQSTPKISCQLAEGDETPSPDDNDVAGAESQTRTLISACIKQTGADVLQHIGTDEAVNDLNAIRHALGEPGLTAVAYSYGTKVAALYAERFPKKTRALVLDGVVDLAEDDFTQRLNQERGFQQSFLRFAAYCGKTDSCQLGGGANQALQRYHALLRKLHEQPFVTAAGYEISADDVLTVTRSLLLWPERWHELATVLRQLDAGIAGQQVSDLIDESYSPDADDALNVITCADVANPTADPQQLRRQRQEINTAALYAHYLPLHEYPLEMCDLWPYRGKDRPHTPVAPAALPPLLFVAQRYDPTTPYRNAQVMAAAFKSPLITRERDGHTLALNGIDSCVDESVVDYLLAPKKPRRDKICR; encoded by the coding sequence ATGTCAGTACTGCGTATTCTGGCGCTGCTCGCCGCGACCGCCGCCGCATTGCCCGGCCAGGCCAGGCCTGCGGCTCACGGCGCGGCGGCCGAGAACGGCATTCGTTGGCAATCTTGTCTCAACAGCGGCTTTCAACGCTGGTTCGATGAGCCGCCACCGCCGGGGCTGCGCTGCGGTTACCTTGAAGCGCCGCTGGCGTACGCTACGCCTCCTGCTCATTCGGCGCGGGCGGGCGAACAGACCGTGCGGCTGGCGCTGACCCTGCTGCCCGCCACCGGGCCGAAAAAGGGCAGCGTGGTGATGATCAGCGGCGGGCCGGGTCTGCCGGGCATTAACCCTTATTTGGGCAACGACGCCCACGTCGCCAGACTGCGAAGATCCTACGACATCATCGGTTACGATCCGCGCGGCGTCGGCCAATCGACGCCGAAAATCTCCTGCCAGCTGGCCGAAGGCGACGAAACCCCGTCACCGGACGACAACGATGTGGCCGGTGCGGAGAGCCAGACGCGCACCCTGATTTCCGCCTGTATCAAACAGACCGGCGCGGACGTGCTGCAACATATCGGCACCGACGAAGCGGTCAACGATCTGAACGCGATCCGCCACGCGCTGGGCGAACCGGGGCTGACGGCGGTGGCGTACTCTTACGGCACCAAGGTGGCGGCGCTGTATGCCGAGCGTTTTCCGAAGAAAACGCGCGCGCTGGTGCTCGACGGGGTGGTGGATCTGGCCGAGGACGATTTCACCCAGCGGCTGAACCAGGAGCGGGGCTTCCAGCAAAGCTTCCTGCGCTTCGCCGCCTACTGCGGCAAAACCGACAGCTGCCAGCTGGGCGGCGGCGCCAATCAGGCGCTGCAGCGTTATCATGCCTTGCTGCGCAAGCTGCATGAGCAGCCGTTCGTCACCGCGGCGGGTTATGAAATCTCCGCCGACGACGTGCTGACGGTCACGCGTTCGCTGCTGCTGTGGCCGGAGCGTTGGCATGAGCTGGCGACCGTGCTGCGCCAGCTCGATGCCGGGATCGCCGGGCAGCAGGTTTCCGATCTGATCGACGAAAGCTATTCGCCGGATGCCGATGACGCCCTGAACGTCATCACCTGCGCCGACGTCGCCAACCCGACGGCCGATCCGCAGCAGTTGCGCCGGCAGCGGCAGGAGATCAATACCGCCGCTTTGTATGCCCACTATCTGCCGCTGCACGAATACCCGCTGGAGATGTGCGATCTGTGGCCGTATCGCGGCAAAGATCGGCCGCACACGCCGGTGGCGCCCGCCGCGCTGCCGCCGCTGCTGTTCGTCGCCCAGCGCTACGATCCGACCACGCCGTACCGCAACGCGCAGGTGATGGCCGCCGCCTTTAAAAGCCCGCTGATCACCCGCGAACGCGACGGGCATACGCTGGCGCTGAACGGCATCGACAGCTGCGTTGACGAAAGCGTGGTGGATTATCTGCTGGCGCCGAAAAAGCCGCGTCGCGATAAAATTTGCCGTTGA
- a CDS encoding glycine zipper domain-containing protein: MFGKAEDKANEAAGAVEEAFGKAVDSPEHQVRGAARKYASQASYAARDAADSVRTQVEANPLAGVAVAAAVGIVFGFLLGRK, from the coding sequence ATGTTTGGAAAAGCGGAAGACAAAGCCAATGAAGCCGCAGGCGCGGTAGAAGAAGCGTTCGGCAAAGCCGTCGATTCGCCGGAGCATCAGGTGCGCGGCGCGGCGCGCAAATACGCCTCCCAGGCCAGCTATGCCGCCCGAGACGCAGCGGACAGCGTAAGAACCCAGGTGGAAGCCAACCCGCTGGCCGGCGTGGCCGTTGCGGCGGCGGTCGGCATCGTTTTCGGCTTCTTGCTGGGACGCAAATAA
- the fusA gene encoding elongation factor G — protein MARTTPIERYRNIGISAHIDAGKTTTTERILFYTGVSHKLGEVHDGAATMDWMAQEQERGITITSAATTCFWNGMQHNYPQHRINIIDTPGHVDFTIEVERSMRVLDGAVMVYDSVGGVQPQSETVWRQANKYKVPRLAFVNKMDRIGADFFRVRKMMIERLKANPVPIVIPIGAEDHFSGVVDLVRMKAILWDEASQGMNFSFEEIPAELRDSAQEWRENMIEAAAEASEELMEKYLNQVPLSEEEIVHGLRVRTVAGEIQPMLCGSAFRNKGVQRMLDAVIELMPSPLDVPPMEGHGEHDEIITRKADDNEKFSALAFKLMTDPFVGQLTFVRVYSGVLAKGSSVYNPIKGKKERIGRIVQMHANDRKDIDELHAGDIAACVGLKDVTTGDTLCDPGAIITLERMTFPEPVIAQAIEPKTKGDQEKMGIALQRLSSEDPSFRVRTDEESGQTLIYGMGELHLEIIVDRMRREFGVETTTGKPQVSYRETIRKRVADVEGKFVRQSGGKGQYGHVVLTVEPNEPGKGFEFFDEIKGGVIPGEFIPAVKKGVLEALNNGVLAGYQVVDVKVHLTFGSYHDVDSSEQAFRMAAIFGFKDACRLADPVILEPIMSVEVETPEDYAGNVMGDLSSRRGLVQGMEEIPGGGGKEIRAKVPLSEMFGYSTTLRSMSQGRATYTMEFSHYAEAPRNVAEEIIHHSKR, from the coding sequence ATGGCTCGCACCACCCCTATCGAACGTTACCGCAATATCGGCATCTCCGCGCATATCGATGCCGGCAAGACCACCACCACCGAGCGGATTCTGTTTTACACCGGGGTCAGCCACAAGCTGGGTGAAGTGCATGACGGCGCGGCGACCATGGACTGGATGGCGCAGGAACAGGAGCGCGGCATCACCATCACTTCGGCGGCCACCACCTGCTTCTGGAACGGCATGCAGCATAATTATCCGCAGCACCGCATCAATATCATCGACACCCCCGGCCACGTCGATTTCACCATTGAAGTGGAGCGTTCGATGCGCGTGCTGGACGGCGCCGTAATGGTCTATGACTCGGTGGGCGGCGTGCAGCCGCAGTCGGAAACCGTCTGGCGCCAGGCCAATAAATACAAGGTGCCGCGGCTGGCGTTCGTCAACAAGATGGACCGCATCGGCGCGGACTTTTTCCGCGTGCGCAAAATGATGATCGAGCGCCTGAAAGCCAACCCGGTGCCGATCGTTATTCCGATCGGCGCCGAAGACCACTTCAGCGGCGTGGTGGATCTGGTGCGGATGAAAGCCATTCTGTGGGACGAGGCCTCGCAGGGCATGAACTTCAGCTTCGAAGAGATCCCGGCCGAGCTGCGCGATTCGGCGCAGGAGTGGCGCGAAAACATGATTGAGGCCGCCGCCGAAGCCTCGGAAGAGCTGATGGAAAAATACCTCAACCAGGTGCCACTGAGCGAAGAGGAAATCGTCCACGGGCTGCGGGTGCGCACCGTCGCCGGCGAAATCCAACCGATGCTGTGCGGCTCGGCGTTCCGCAACAAAGGGGTGCAGCGCATGCTGGATGCGGTGATCGAGCTGATGCCCTCGCCGCTCGACGTGCCGCCGATGGAGGGCCACGGCGAACATGATGAAATCATCACCCGCAAAGCCGACGATAATGAAAAATTCTCGGCGCTGGCGTTCAAGCTGATGACCGACCCGTTCGTCGGCCAGCTGACCTTCGTGCGCGTCTACTCCGGGGTGCTGGCCAAAGGCAGCAGCGTTTACAACCCGATCAAGGGCAAAAAGGAGCGCATCGGCCGCATCGTGCAGATGCACGCCAACGATCGTAAGGACATCGACGAGCTGCACGCCGGCGACATCGCCGCCTGCGTCGGCCTGAAGGACGTCACCACCGGCGATACGCTGTGCGACCCCGGCGCCATCATCACGCTGGAACGCATGACCTTCCCCGAGCCGGTGATCGCCCAGGCGATCGAGCCGAAGACCAAGGGCGACCAGGAGAAAATGGGCATCGCGCTGCAGCGCCTCTCTTCGGAAGATCCGTCGTTCCGCGTGCGCACCGATGAAGAATCCGGCCAGACCCTTATCTACGGCATGGGCGAGCTGCACCTGGAGATTATCGTCGATCGCATGCGCCGTGAATTCGGGGTGGAGACCACCACCGGCAAGCCGCAGGTGTCGTACCGCGAAACCATCCGCAAACGGGTGGCCGACGTGGAAGGCAAGTTCGTGCGCCAGTCCGGCGGTAAAGGGCAATACGGCCACGTGGTGCTGACCGTCGAACCGAACGAACCCGGCAAAGGCTTCGAGTTCTTCGATGAGATCAAGGGCGGCGTCATTCCGGGCGAGTTTATCCCGGCGGTGAAAAAAGGCGTGCTCGAGGCGCTGAACAACGGCGTGCTGGCCGGTTATCAGGTGGTAGACGTCAAGGTGCACCTGACCTTCGGTTCTTACCATGACGTCGACTCGTCGGAACAGGCGTTCCGCATGGCGGCGATCTTCGGCTTCAAAGACGCCTGCCGCCTGGCGGATCCGGTGATCCTTGAGCCGATCATGTCGGTGGAGGTGGAAACGCCGGAAGATTACGCCGGCAACGTGATGGGCGACCTCTCCTCACGCCGCGGTCTGGTGCAGGGCATGGAAGAGATCCCGGGCGGCGGCGGCAAGGAAATTCGCGCCAAGGTGCCGCTGTCCGAGATGTTCGGTTACTCGACCACCCTGCGTTCGATGTCGCAGGGCCGCGCCACCTACACCATGGAATTCAGCCACTACGCCGAAGCGCCGCGCAACGTGGCCGAAGAGATCATTCACCACAGCAAGCGTTAA